The following are encoded in a window of Jatrophihabitans sp. genomic DNA:
- a CDS encoding molybdopterin-dependent oxidoreductase, translated as MTPPLRRLGLDAAVGLLAAGVAIGVGELVAALLRPAASPVIAVGNRFILLTPEPVKRWAIRQFGTADKAVLLGGIYLTLGVLAVLAGWLATRSLRLGLAGVALLGAVGGYCALTANAARASDAVPSVLGALAGMAALAGLVRAVVGTAFEPRAPGALLADRRRFLWGGLAGAGLALLGGFGGRALQHRRYDAAAARAAIRLPEPVSGPGALPSASAQAAGGAAGANNFDLGKSGLPFQTPTARFYRIDTALTVPQLNPDTWRLRISGMVERPLTLSFADLLARPLVERWITLACVSNEVGGDLVGNAAFRGVPLAGLLREAGISPRADQLLAYSSDGMTIGSPTAVVMDGRDAMLALGMNGEPLTPEHGFPVRMVVPGLYGYVSACKWITELRATTFADDQAYWVRGGWAARGPIKLASRIDRPAPPGVLTVGSTTPVAGVAWDQHVGVSRVELQVDDGPWRQARLAPVPSADTWRQWVYLWTPESAGQHRLRVRAFDRDGNPQTEANADPFPSGATGLHTVTVRVR; from the coding sequence ATGACCCCTCCCCTGCGCCGGCTCGGCCTCGACGCGGCGGTCGGCCTGCTGGCCGCCGGGGTGGCGATCGGCGTCGGTGAACTGGTCGCCGCCCTGCTCCGGCCAGCCGCCTCACCGGTGATCGCGGTGGGCAACCGGTTCATCCTGCTCACGCCCGAGCCGGTGAAGAGGTGGGCGATCCGGCAGTTCGGCACTGCCGACAAGGCGGTCCTGCTGGGCGGGATCTACCTGACGCTGGGCGTGCTGGCGGTGCTGGCCGGCTGGCTGGCGACGCGCTCGCTGCGGCTGGGGCTGGCCGGCGTCGCGCTGCTCGGCGCGGTGGGCGGCTACTGCGCGCTGACCGCCAACGCCGCCCGCGCCAGCGACGCCGTGCCCTCGGTCCTCGGCGCGCTGGCCGGGATGGCCGCGCTGGCCGGGCTCGTGCGCGCCGTCGTCGGGACCGCGTTCGAGCCCCGGGCGCCAGGGGCGCTGCTGGCCGACCGGCGGCGGTTCCTGTGGGGCGGGCTGGCCGGCGCCGGGCTGGCGCTGCTCGGCGGGTTCGGCGGCCGGGCGCTGCAGCACCGCCGCTACGACGCCGCGGCGGCCCGGGCGGCGATCCGGCTGCCCGAACCGGTGTCGGGCCCCGGTGCGCTGCCCTCGGCCTCGGCCCAGGCCGCCGGCGGCGCCGCGGGCGCGAACAACTTCGACCTGGGCAAGAGTGGGCTGCCGTTCCAGACGCCGACGGCCCGCTTCTACCGGATCGACACCGCGCTGACGGTGCCGCAGCTCAATCCCGACACCTGGCGGCTGCGCATCTCCGGCATGGTCGAGCGGCCGCTCACGCTCAGCTTCGCCGACCTGCTGGCCAGGCCGCTGGTGGAGCGCTGGATCACGCTGGCCTGCGTCTCCAACGAGGTGGGCGGTGACCTGGTCGGCAACGCCGCCTTTCGGGGCGTGCCGCTGGCCGGCCTGCTCCGCGAGGCCGGCATCTCGCCGCGGGCCGATCAGCTGCTGGCCTATTCCAGCGACGGCATGACGATCGGCTCGCCGACCGCGGTGGTGATGGACGGCCGGGACGCGATGCTGGCCCTGGGCATGAACGGCGAGCCGCTGACCCCCGAGCACGGTTTTCCGGTCCGGATGGTGGTGCCGGGCCTCTACGGCTACGTCTCGGCCTGCAAGTGGATCACCGAGCTGCGTGCCACCACCTTCGCCGATGACCAGGCCTACTGGGTGCGGGGCGGCTGGGCGGCCCGCGGCCCGATCAAGCTGGCCTCCCGGATCGACCGGCCGGCGCCGCCGGGGGTTCTCACGGTCGGGTCGACGACGCCGGTCGCCGGGGTGGCCTGGGACCAGCACGTCGGGGTCTCCCGGGTCGAGCTGCAGGTCGATGACGGCCCCTGGCGGCAGGCCAGGCTGGCCCCGGTTCCCTCGGCCGACACCTGGCGCCAGTGGGTCTACCTCTGGACGCCGGAGTCGGCCGGGCAGCACCGGTTGCGGGTCCGCGCCTTCGACCGGGACGGCAACCCGCAGACCGAGGCGAACGCCGACCCGTTTCCCTCGGGGGCGACCGGGCTGCACACCGTGACCGTCCGGGTGCGCTGA